A single Mangrovimonas sp. YM274 DNA region contains:
- the prmA gene encoding 50S ribosomal protein L11 methyltransferase, with amino-acid sequence MSEIYIGYEFKVAPLSPGTEILIAELGYAGFESFVETEEGVTAYIQKEEWNEDILEDIQVLKSEEFQISYTFEEIEQTNWNQEWEKNFSPIVVDSSCAVRAPFHDTFDTEYDIIIEPKMSFGTGHHETTHMMIQHLLKNDVKDKSVLDMGCGTGVLAILAEMKGAHPIDAIDIDNWCYLNSLENVERNNCKHITVYEGDAQLLEGRQYDVIIANINRNILLNDLKYYSKCLNPGGGMFLSGFYKDDIEVIEKECATHGLKCVEILEKNHWVALKFLN; translated from the coding sequence ATGTCTGAAATATACATTGGGTATGAATTTAAGGTGGCTCCATTAAGTCCCGGTACCGAAATATTAATTGCAGAATTGGGCTATGCTGGTTTTGAGAGCTTCGTGGAAACCGAAGAAGGGGTGACTGCTTATATCCAAAAAGAGGAATGGAATGAAGACATCTTGGAGGATATACAGGTTTTGAAATCCGAGGAATTTCAGATTAGTTATACGTTTGAAGAAATTGAACAGACCAATTGGAACCAAGAGTGGGAAAAGAATTTTAGCCCTATTGTGGTGGACAGCAGTTGTGCTGTAAGAGCGCCTTTTCACGATACCTTTGATACAGAATATGATATTATTATAGAGCCGAAAATGAGCTTTGGTACAGGGCATCATGAAACCACGCACATGATGATCCAGCATCTGTTAAAAAATGATGTGAAGGACAAATCGGTATTGGATATGGGGTGCGGTACTGGTGTTTTGGCAATTTTAGCCGAAATGAAAGGCGCACATCCTATCGATGCCATCGACATTGATAATTGGTGTTACCTGAACAGTTTGGAAAATGTAGAGCGCAATAATTGCAAACACATCACCGTTTATGAAGGCGATGCGCAATTATTGGAAGGAAGACAGTATGATGTGATAATTGCCAACATTAATCGCAATATTCTTCTAAATGACCTGAAATATTACAGCAAATGTCTTAATCCGGGGGGGGGCATGTTTTTAAGCGGATTTTATAAAGATGACATAGAAGTCATTGAAAAAGAATGTGCTACCCATGGCTTGAAATGTGTTGAAATTTTGGAAAAAAACCATTGGGTTGCCCTAAAATTCTTAAATTAG
- the folP gene encoding dihydropteroate synthase, which translates to MTINCKGQLVELSTPKIMGILNVTPDSFYDGGSYKNEKDILDKVASMLEDGATFIDLGAYSSRPNAEHVPETEELQRSVPIVELILREFPETLISIDTFRSEVAKTCIEAGAALVNDISAGLLDENMLATMAKLHVPYIMMHMRGTPQTMQQHTQYENLTKDILFYFAERMAAARALGIHDLIADPGFGFSKTLTQNYELLQHMELFKNLDIPFLVGISRKSMIYKVLDTSPEHALNGTTVLNTIALQKGASILRVHDVKEAMECVQLFNQLNS; encoded by the coding sequence ATGACCATAAATTGCAAAGGACAACTTGTAGAGCTTTCAACTCCCAAAATAATGGGGATTTTAAATGTAACCCCCGACTCTTTTTACGATGGCGGGAGCTACAAAAATGAAAAGGATATTCTGGACAAAGTGGCCTCCATGCTTGAGGATGGCGCCACATTTATCGATTTGGGTGCTTACAGTTCGCGTCCCAATGCCGAGCATGTTCCTGAAACCGAAGAATTGCAACGCAGCGTTCCTATTGTAGAATTGATTTTAAGAGAATTTCCTGAGACCTTGATTTCCATAGATACCTTTAGAAGTGAGGTGGCCAAAACCTGTATTGAAGCAGGTGCCGCTTTGGTCAATGATATTTCAGCGGGCCTATTGGATGAGAACATGTTAGCTACCATGGCAAAACTTCATGTGCCATACATCATGATGCATATGAGAGGGACGCCGCAAACCATGCAACAGCACACCCAATATGAAAACCTAACCAAGGATATTCTGTTCTATTTTGCAGAGCGTATGGCCGCCGCAAGAGCTTTGGGTATCCACGACCTTATTGCCGATCCAGGATTTGGGTTTTCTAAAACCTTAACCCAAAACTATGAGCTGTTACAACACATGGAACTCTTCAAAAATTTGGACATTCCGTTTTTGGTAGGTATTTCCAGAAAATCGATGATCTACAAAGTTTTGGACACCTCTCCAGAACACGCTTTAAACGGCACAACGGTTTTAAACACCATTGCCCTACAAAAAGGGGCTTCCATTTTGCGTGTACATGATGTCAAGGAAGCTATGGAATGTGTGCAACTTTTTAATCAACTAAACTCTTAA
- a CDS encoding thioredoxin family protein — protein MKAIKVLVLVLLVCIGCKAQDDPATFSETALKDTFLTLEGQELAFEEILAKYKGKTILIDVWASWCKDCLQGLPKVKSLQQQKKNVVYLFLSLDRSVESWKFGIEKYGVDGEHYYMQSGRKGDFGNFANLDWIPRYMVVSPKGDIRLFRAVQANDPKILKALK, from the coding sequence ATGAAAGCAATAAAAGTTTTAGTTCTGGTTCTTTTGGTGTGTATTGGCTGTAAAGCTCAAGATGACCCCGCGACATTTTCAGAAACGGCATTGAAGGACACATTTTTAACACTTGAAGGGCAGGAACTGGCTTTTGAAGAAATATTAGCAAAATACAAAGGCAAAACTATTCTAATAGATGTTTGGGCCTCTTGGTGCAAAGATTGTCTACAAGGCTTGCCTAAAGTGAAATCTTTACAACAGCAGAAAAAAAATGTGGTTTACTTATTTTTATCATTGGATAGGTCTGTAGAATCTTGGAAATTTGGAATTGAAAAATATGGCGTAGACGGAGAGCATTACTATATGCAATCTGGAAGGAAAGGGGATTTTGGGAATTTTGCCAATCTGGACTGGATTCCAAGGTACATGGTCGTGTCACCAAAGGGAGATATAAGACTTTTTAGAGCGGTGCAGGCCAACGACCCAAAGATTCTTAAAGCATTGAAATAA
- a CDS encoding ABC transporter permease, translated as MVNYLLNKIWYALLTLFGVVTVIFFLFNVLPGDPAQMMLGQNEDSKQLAAVKAKYGFDKPISTQYAYYLNDLSPVSFHSTNPEDYTFLRPGKYSAMPLFEVGKTDVVLKLPYLRESFTKQGKEVSQVIAETLPNTFVLAISAIIIAIGVGIFLGIVSALCKDQWLDKVIQVLSTLGMSVPSFFSAILFAWFFGFVLHEYTHLEMTGSLYEMDDFGEGIHIKWKNLILPSIVLGIRPLAVVIQLMRNSLLEVFNQDYIRTARAKGLSEFQIIKKHALKNAMNPVVTAISGWFASMLAGAVFVEYIFGWNGLGKEIVNALNTLDLPVIMGSVLIIATLFVIINIFVDIIYAWLDPKVKLE; from the coding sequence TTGGTCAATTATCTGTTAAATAAAATATGGTATGCGCTGCTCACTTTGTTTGGAGTGGTAACCGTTATATTCTTTTTATTTAATGTATTGCCAGGCGATCCTGCCCAAATGATGTTGGGGCAAAATGAAGATAGTAAGCAATTGGCGGCCGTTAAGGCAAAATATGGTTTTGATAAGCCTATTTCTACCCAATATGCTTACTATTTAAACGATTTGTCTCCGGTGTCTTTCCATTCTACAAACCCAGAGGATTATACCTTTTTAAGACCTGGAAAATATTCGGCGATGCCACTTTTTGAAGTCGGTAAGACCGATGTTGTTTTAAAACTACCCTATTTACGGGAGTCCTTTACCAAACAAGGAAAAGAAGTCAGTCAAGTGATTGCTGAGACGCTCCCAAATACGTTTGTGTTGGCTATTTCAGCCATAATCATCGCTATAGGAGTGGGGATATTTTTAGGAATAGTATCTGCACTTTGCAAAGACCAATGGTTGGACAAGGTTATTCAGGTGTTGAGTACTTTGGGCATGAGTGTCCCTTCATTTTTCAGTGCCATTTTGTTCGCTTGGTTTTTTGGTTTTGTATTACATGAATACACCCATTTGGAAATGACCGGAAGCTTATATGAAATGGACGATTTTGGCGAAGGCATCCACATAAAATGGAAAAACTTGATATTACCTTCCATTGTTTTGGGGATTCGTCCGTTGGCAGTGGTCATTCAATTGATGCGAAATTCCTTGTTGGAAGTATTTAACCAAGATTATATCAGGACGGCTAGAGCTAAGGGACTGAGCGAATTTCAAATTATAAAAAAACATGCCCTCAAAAATGCCATGAATCCTGTGGTAACGGCTATTTCCGGTTGGTTTGCCTCGATGTTGGCAGGCGCTGTTTTTGTGGAATATATTTTTGGTTGGAACGGTTTGGGAAAGGAAATCGTAAATGCCCTAAACACTTTGGATCTCCCCGTTATCATGGGTTCGGTGCTGATTATTGCCACCCTCTTCGTAATTATTAATATTTTTGTAGATATTATTTATGCTTGGTTGGATCCCAAGGTGAAATTGGAATAG
- a CDS encoding DUF6691 family protein: MTKYIKFLLVGILFGIVLVKSEAVSWYRIYEMFRFESFHMYGIIGSAVTTGVLILLISKKMHLKNLAGQLLNVPKKEKGLIRYILGGTIFGLGWALSGACPGPMYILVGTGVFSMLIVILAATLGTYVYGKLKDRLPH; this comes from the coding sequence ATGACAAAATATATAAAGTTTCTATTGGTTGGAATCCTATTTGGGATTGTTTTGGTAAAGTCGGAAGCTGTGTCTTGGTACCGTATTTATGAAATGTTTCGTTTTGAATCCTTTCACATGTATGGTATTATAGGGAGCGCCGTTACCACTGGGGTATTAATTCTATTGATCTCAAAAAAAATGCACTTAAAAAACTTAGCTGGCCAATTGCTAAATGTTCCCAAAAAAGAAAAGGGACTGATACGCTACATTCTTGGAGGTACTATTTTTGGATTGGGATGGGCACTTTCTGGAGCCTGCCCTGGCCCCATGTACATATTGGTAGGTACAGGTGTGTTTTCTATGCTCATAGTTATCCTAGCTGCCACATTGGGCACTTATGTTTATGGGAAGTTGAAAGATAGATTACCTCACTAA
- a CDS encoding DUF3667 domain-containing protein — protein MECKNCHTPLSSASLYCNQCGGKVIKNRLTIKNLLEYFTETFLNYDNLFIQTFLTLFRAPEDVIIGYINGVRKKYVDVISYFAIALTVLGIQYFILAHIFPKVFDLGTLTHGASAELQKKNTDFVMEHQSFVFILYIPMHALISRVVFYNVRTFNYTEHLVIYLYLISQTSIYGAILIILLSSFGIHYNDIALFISLPLQIIYISYCLIRLFKLNLKQFMFRFSIFLLVGTIFMIVFMLSYIVILYLTGNEHYLLEN, from the coding sequence ATGGAATGCAAAAACTGCCATACACCGCTTTCTTCGGCTAGTTTATATTGCAACCAATGTGGTGGAAAAGTCATTAAAAATCGACTGACCATAAAAAATTTATTGGAGTATTTTACGGAGACTTTCCTAAACTACGACAATCTATTTATACAAACCTTTTTAACTCTTTTTAGAGCGCCAGAAGATGTCATTATTGGCTACATAAATGGTGTAAGAAAAAAATATGTGGACGTCATTAGCTATTTCGCCATTGCCCTGACCGTTTTAGGAATCCAATATTTTATACTGGCTCATATTTTTCCAAAGGTTTTTGATTTGGGCACCTTAACTCATGGAGCTTCTGCTGAACTTCAAAAAAAGAATACGGATTTTGTGATGGAGCATCAATCCTTTGTCTTCATACTCTACATTCCTATGCACGCACTCATATCCCGAGTGGTGTTTTATAATGTTAGAACCTTCAACTACACCGAACATCTGGTAATCTACTTATACCTAATATCCCAAACGTCTATCTATGGGGCTATTTTAATCATTCTTTTATCCTCTTTTGGTATTCATTACAATGATATTGCTCTGTTTATATCCCTGCCGCTACAAATCATCTACATTTCTTACTGCCTTATAAGACTGTTCAAATTGAATTTAAAGCAATTCATGTTTCGGTTTTCAATATTCCTTTTGGTTGGCACAATCTTCATGATTGTCTTTATGCTATCCTATATTGTAATTCTATACCTAACGGGAAATGAACATTACCTCTTAGAAAATTAA
- the tpiA gene encoding triose-phosphate isomerase, which yields MRKHIVAGNWKMNNDLSMTETLISELKKQTITSDAEVMIAPVFTNLWPAYQALKDSDIGVIAQNMHFAESGAYTGEVSADMLKSVGVKTVILGHSERREYFNETDELLAKKVDAALANQMRVIFCFGEELAERKAGKEQEVVGSQIANALFHLDASAFKHIVLAYEPVWAIGTGETASPEQAQDMHAFIRKTLADKYGAEVADEVSILYGGSVKPANAQEIFSKPDVDGGLIGGASLKADDFFAIVNAF from the coding sequence ATGAGAAAACACATTGTAGCAGGAAACTGGAAAATGAACAATGATTTGTCTATGACGGAGACATTGATTTCTGAACTGAAAAAACAAACTATTACATCGGATGCTGAAGTGATGATTGCTCCGGTATTTACCAACCTATGGCCAGCCTATCAAGCTTTAAAGGATAGCGATATAGGAGTAATTGCGCAAAACATGCACTTTGCAGAAAGTGGAGCCTATACAGGGGAGGTAAGTGCTGATATGCTTAAAAGTGTAGGGGTTAAAACGGTTATCCTAGGACATAGTGAACGAAGAGAGTATTTTAACGAAACAGACGAGCTGTTGGCCAAAAAGGTAGATGCCGCTTTAGCAAATCAAATGCGTGTTATTTTCTGTTTTGGAGAGGAATTGGCAGAAAGAAAGGCAGGCAAAGAGCAAGAGGTTGTAGGGTCTCAAATTGCCAATGCATTGTTCCATCTGGATGCTTCGGCTTTTAAACATATTGTTTTGGCCTATGAGCCTGTTTGGGCCATTGGTACAGGAGAAACCGCTTCGCCAGAGCAAGCTCAGGATATGCATGCCTTTATTAGAAAAACTTTAGCCGATAAATATGGCGCTGAGGTTGCCGATGAGGTTTCCATTTTATATGGAGGAAGCGTAAAGCCAGCTAATGCTCAGGAGATTTTTTCTAAGCCTGATGTTGACGGTGGATTGATTGGAGGGGCGTCATTAAAAGCAGATGATTTCTTTGCCATTGTAAACGCCTTTTAA
- a CDS encoding diadenylate cyclase, with amino-acid sequence MENLKFWDFSIVDFIDVFLVAILLYYVYKLVKGTVAINIFIGIIIIYSVWKITDLLNMKMLHNIFDGFMKVGIIALIVVFQPEIRKFLLMVGSTNLGGKRKIFSKMKFLKNEVETNTDISAIVNACTKMGATQTGALIVLERNNNLDFLTGTGDSMSIGVTQPIIESIFFKNSPLHDGAIIIENNVVKATRVILPVNNEKNIPQRFGLRHRAAIGITEKTDALALVVSEETGQISYIKNGEFIMFKDSDDLINMLKRDLA; translated from the coding sequence TTGGAGAACTTAAAATTTTGGGATTTTAGTATTGTAGACTTTATTGACGTCTTTCTAGTGGCCATTCTACTTTACTATGTTTACAAACTCGTTAAAGGCACTGTAGCCATCAACATTTTCATAGGGATTATCATTATTTACTCTGTTTGGAAGATCACAGATTTACTCAATATGAAAATGCTCCACAACATTTTCGATGGTTTCATGAAAGTGGGGATTATTGCATTGATTGTCGTATTCCAACCAGAAATCAGGAAGTTTTTGTTGATGGTAGGTTCTACAAATCTGGGAGGGAAACGGAAAATTTTCAGTAAGATGAAATTCCTAAAAAATGAAGTGGAAACCAACACAGATATTTCTGCCATTGTCAATGCCTGTACCAAAATGGGCGCTACACAAACAGGAGCCCTGATAGTCTTGGAACGCAATAACAATCTAGACTTTTTAACAGGAACTGGAGATTCCATGAGCATTGGCGTAACCCAACCTATTATTGAGAGTATTTTTTTTAAAAATAGTCCATTACATGATGGTGCTATCATCATTGAAAACAATGTAGTAAAAGCTACACGTGTTATTTTACCCGTAAACAACGAAAAAAACATCCCCCAACGTTTTGGTTTACGTCATAGAGCAGCAATAGGTATCACAGAAAAAACCGATGCCTTGGCTTTGGTAGTAAGTGAGGAAACTGGACAAATATCCTACATTAAAAATGGGGAGTTCATCATGTTTAAAGATTCCGATGATTTAATAAATATGCTCAAACGCGACTTAGCATAG
- a CDS encoding BT_3928 family protein — MKFIVNICRLLVGALFIFSGFIKLNDPLGFSYKLQEYFSYDVLNIPSLEPYALGISVFVVIFEVVLGVFLLVGYKPKFTVWSLLGMIVFFTFLTFYSAYFDKVKDCGCFGDAIKLTPWESFTKDVILLVLILVLFFNVRYIKPIFSKLGVTMVSLLSFIVCMWFAYHVLMHLPAIDFRAYNIGSNIQEKMSIPEGAKEPVMEWKWLFKVDGEEKEFVTNGSYPSVDGEYISVETTVIEPGYEPTILDFSIESEEDDFTAHFLEEDHLVMVVSYSLESAEKEGLNALKTITDQAIENGYTVIGLSASGTPVKQKIKEDYKLDFDFYLCDEKVLKTIVRSNPGVLVLEKGTIMQKVHWNDVDDLDLPKVARKPEPKVEKVPEEHIVYFINDERATKEAFDALDSTMIQQMEVIKDSTLLKELELEADEQATGAIKVTLKDN, encoded by the coding sequence ATGAAATTTATAGTAAACATTTGCCGGCTCTTGGTAGGGGCACTTTTTATTTTTTCAGGATTTATAAAATTGAACGACCCACTAGGGTTTTCCTATAAGCTTCAAGAATACTTTAGCTACGACGTGTTGAACATCCCTTCCTTAGAGCCTTATGCCTTGGGGATTTCGGTATTCGTTGTGATTTTTGAAGTGGTTTTGGGAGTGTTCCTTTTGGTGGGCTACAAGCCTAAATTCACTGTATGGAGTTTGTTGGGCATGATTGTGTTCTTCACATTCTTGACGTTCTACTCAGCGTATTTTGATAAGGTTAAAGACTGTGGTTGTTTTGGAGATGCCATTAAACTAACCCCATGGGAATCCTTTACAAAAGACGTGATTTTGTTGGTGCTAATATTGGTGCTATTCTTCAATGTTAGGTATATCAAGCCAATCTTCAGTAAGTTGGGAGTGACCATGGTGTCGCTATTGAGCTTTATTGTGTGTATGTGGTTTGCCTATCATGTGCTTATGCATTTGCCTGCTATCGATTTTAGAGCCTACAATATAGGAAGCAATATTCAGGAAAAAATGAGTATTCCAGAAGGTGCTAAAGAGCCAGTTATGGAATGGAAATGGTTGTTTAAGGTGGATGGTGAAGAAAAAGAATTTGTGACCAACGGAAGTTACCCAAGCGTAGATGGGGAATACATCAGTGTGGAAACAACGGTGATTGAACCTGGTTACGAGCCAACTATTTTGGATTTCTCCATAGAGTCGGAAGAAGATGACTTCACGGCACATTTTCTTGAAGAAGACCATTTGGTAATGGTGGTAAGTTATAGCTTGGAAAGTGCCGAAAAAGAAGGGTTGAATGCCCTAAAAACAATTACGGATCAGGCTATTGAAAATGGCTATACCGTAATTGGATTATCGGCTTCGGGGACTCCTGTAAAGCAAAAGATAAAAGAAGACTATAAATTGGATTTCGATTTTTATTTGTGTGATGAAAAAGTGCTGAAAACCATCGTGCGTTCCAATCCAGGAGTGTTGGTATTGGAAAAAGGTACCATCATGCAGAAAGTACATTGGAACGATGTTGATGATTTAGACCTTCCTAAAGTCGCCCGCAAGCCAGAACCTAAGGTTGAAAAAGTGCCAGAAGAGCATATTGTGTATTTTATCAATGATGAACGTGCTACCAAGGAGGCTTTTGATGCTTTGGATTCTACTATGATCCAACAAATGGAAGTTATCAAGGACAGCACTTTGTTAAAAGAACTTGAGTTGGAAGCTGATGAGCAAGCCACAGGAGCTATAAAAGTGACCCTTAAAGACAACTAG
- a CDS encoding SDR family oxidoreductase, protein MKNRVAIITGAAMGLGFAAAKELASEGMDLVLVDYNDKSLNDAQVELEKDFPAVKIITIVADVSNEEAVKNYVDETVKVFGRIDALYNNAGIEGKQAGMTEYDVDVFKKVIDINLMGVYYGMRYVIPVMQEQKYGRIVNVASVGGIRGVLNQTPYVASKHAVSGMTKNAALEYGRDGILTNAIAPGAILTPMVAEAFKQVNPEDPQAAETEYAQRNPTKRLGKPEEVAKLVAFLLSEDNGYVSGQTIAVDGGESNIYGNS, encoded by the coding sequence ATGAAAAATAGAGTAGCAATTATTACAGGCGCCGCAATGGGGCTGGGTTTTGCAGCAGCAAAAGAACTGGCTTCAGAGGGAATGGATCTGGTTTTGGTTGACTATAATGACAAAAGTTTAAATGATGCTCAGGTAGAGCTTGAAAAAGATTTTCCGGCGGTAAAAATTATTACAATTGTAGCAGATGTATCAAATGAGGAGGCGGTAAAAAATTATGTAGATGAAACCGTAAAAGTATTTGGTAGAATTGATGCGCTTTATAACAATGCTGGTATTGAAGGGAAGCAGGCAGGCATGACCGAGTATGATGTGGATGTTTTCAAAAAGGTAATTGATATAAACTTGATGGGAGTTTATTATGGAATGCGTTACGTAATACCTGTAATGCAGGAGCAGAAGTACGGACGTATCGTGAATGTAGCCTCGGTTGGGGGTATTCGTGGAGTTCTTAACCAAACACCTTATGTGGCAAGTAAGCATGCTGTTTCTGGAATGACTAAAAATGCAGCTTTGGAGTATGGTAGAGATGGAATTCTTACTAATGCTATTGCCCCAGGAGCAATCCTTACGCCAATGGTTGCAGAAGCGTTCAAGCAGGTTAATCCAGAGGATCCTCAGGCAGCCGAAACAGAGTATGCACAACGAAATCCTACGAAACGTTTAGGGAAACCTGAGGAAGTAGCTAAGTTAGTAGCGTTCTTGTTGAGTGAAGATAATGGCTATGTAAGCGGTCAAACTATTGCTGTTGATGGGGGAGAATCCAATATTTATGGAAACTCCTAA
- a CDS encoding DUF1599 domain-containing protein produces the protein MQETSKQYDEVIATCRALFINKMKDYGSAWRILRLPSLTDQIFIKAQRIRGLQENDVRKIDEDETSEFIGIINYCTMALIQLEKGVVEKPDLSVEEATKLYDEKIALTKQLMMDKNHDYGEAWRDMRVSSLTDLILQKLLRVKEIENNKGKTLVSEGIDANYQDMINYSVFAMIHLTQ, from the coding sequence ATGCAAGAAACTTCAAAACAATACGATGAAGTCATTGCCACTTGTAGAGCCCTTTTTATCAATAAAATGAAAGATTATGGGAGCGCGTGGCGCATTTTAAGACTTCCTTCCCTTACAGATCAAATTTTTATAAAAGCCCAACGCATTCGCGGATTACAGGAAAACGACGTAAGAAAGATTGACGAAGATGAAACCAGTGAGTTCATTGGAATTATCAACTATTGCACGATGGCTTTGATTCAATTGGAGAAGGGTGTGGTTGAAAAACCAGATCTATCTGTTGAGGAAGCCACTAAATTGTATGATGAAAAGATTGCTTTGACCAAACAACTCATGATGGACAAAAATCATGATTATGGTGAGGCTTGGAGAGATATGCGTGTGAGCAGCCTTACGGATTTGATCCTTCAAAAATTACTTCGTGTAAAAGAAATCGAAAACAATAAAGGCAAGACCTTGGTAAGCGAAGGCATTGATGCCAATTATCAGGATATGATTAACTACTCTGTTTTTGCCATGATTCATTTAACCCAATAA
- a CDS encoding ATP-dependent Clp protease adaptor ClpS, which translates to MSVREKTSEDLLYAEEVLKQNEIVLYNDDVNTFDHVIETLMHACDHTPEQAEQCSIIVHYNGKCTVKTGDYDDLLPRCSKMLEAGLSAEIV; encoded by the coding sequence ATGAGTGTTAGAGAAAAAACATCGGAAGATTTACTGTATGCAGAAGAAGTCCTAAAACAAAATGAGATAGTATTGTACAACGATGATGTCAATACCTTTGACCATGTTATCGAGACGCTTATGCATGCCTGCGACCATACACCTGAACAGGCCGAGCAATGTTCCATTATTGTTCATTACAATGGAAAATGTACTGTAAAAACAGGTGATTATGACGATTTATTGCCACGTTGCTCCAAGATGCTGGAGGCAGGCTTAAGCGCTGAAATTGTATAG
- a CDS encoding YeeE/YedE family protein, with translation MDYILQPWPWYVSGPLIAIVMFLLLYFGKTFGMSSNLRTFCAIGGAGKKVPFFNFNWRDQKWNLVVVAGAVIGGFIAHFLLSAPTNIDLNPSTVESLNQLGFDNVGKSLLPQELFSWDAVLSTKGLAILIIGGFLVGFGTRYAGGCTSGHAITGLSSLQLPSLIAVIGFFIGGLIMIHVLFPLIF, from the coding sequence ATGGATTATATTCTTCAACCTTGGCCCTGGTATGTTAGTGGCCCATTAATAGCAATCGTGATGTTCCTTCTTTTGTATTTCGGCAAAACCTTTGGAATGTCCTCTAATTTAAGAACATTTTGTGCCATTGGCGGTGCAGGAAAAAAAGTACCTTTCTTTAATTTTAATTGGAGAGATCAAAAATGGAACTTGGTAGTGGTGGCGGGAGCTGTAATTGGTGGGTTTATTGCTCATTTTTTACTTTCGGCCCCAACCAACATAGATTTAAACCCTTCTACCGTAGAGAGTCTTAACCAACTTGGTTTCGACAACGTAGGCAAATCATTACTACCTCAAGAGCTTTTTAGTTGGGATGCTGTACTATCCACTAAAGGACTGGCCATTTTAATTATTGGAGGGTTTCTTGTAGGCTTTGGCACCCGTTACGCTGGTGGCTGTACCTCGGGTCATGCCATTACTGGGCTAAGTAGTTTGCAACTCCCCTCGTTAATTGCTGTGATTGGCTTTTTTATTGGAGGGCTTATTATGATTCACGTTTTGTTTCCCTTAATTTTTTAG